In Aspergillus nidulans FGSC A4 chromosome IV, a single window of DNA contains:
- a CDS encoding CAF1 family ribonuclease (transcript_id=CADANIAT00000154), translating to MDVDETDYESLALLKFVRKLIDEWIALGDIKKRDKYLKIPPPSRQKETQTLDSVPSILNRFQKRLVHQVVEVEYPDFVTIGRPGFVQIIDYDEKREVAVRDKRVQWCQKRVRKQTGFRWIAEALAWGDLTHLSTNYFPGVRGNTASTEQGKSLQEFVENFKARLKAHRPILVGHNLFTDLVYFFRCFFWNPTEPCRGLSVHGAQAFSYCHRYKTDLFRHTSSFRQIFVKLSAQLGSGSQIRPAGSPSNTSLTAAHGLNNRFSHLHVEETSNGLASPLVVAESERSDGVLGQQSHAEEIRLAEKGLLISRPNFQFWRVYGNNLRNFGTKEKNLQNMKRAIGMCAASI from the exons ATGGACGTTGACGAGACCGACTACGAATCTCTAGCACTTTTGAAATTCGTCCGGAAGCTCATAGACGAATGGATCGCGCTCGGTGATATAAAG AAGCGCGATAAATACCTCAAAATCCCGCCACCTTCTCGCCAAAAGGAAACCCAGACACTCGACAGCGTGCCTTCGATATTAAACAGGTTCCAAAAGAGACTGGTCCACCAAGTTGTCGAAGTAGAGTATCCAGACTTTGTCACCATCGGACGGCCTGGATTCGTACAGATTATTGACTATGACGAGAAACGCGAAGTTGCTGTCCGGGACAAAAGGGTCCAGTGGTGTCAAAAACGAGTTCGGAAGCAGACGGGTTTCAGATGGATCGCCGAAGCCCTGGCTTGGGGTGATCTTACGCATCTCAGCACCAATTACTTCCCTGGCGTCAGAGGCAACACTGCATCAACGGAGCAGGGCAAATCACTCCAGGAATTTGTTGAGAACTTCAAGGCACGCCTCAAAGCTCATCGACCTATTCTTGTTGGTCACAACCTCTTCACCGATCTGGTTTACTTTTTCCGCTGCTTTTTTTGGAACCCTACCGAACCATGTAGAGGACTTTCAGTCCATGGTGCACAAGCATTTTCCTATTGCCATCGATACAAA ACAGACCTCTTTAGGCATACATCCTCATTTCGCCAG ATATTCGTCAAACTCTCAGCCCAGCTTGGGAGCGGAAGTCAAATTAGGCCCGCAGGATCACCCTCAAATACATCTTTGACGGCGGCACACGGCCTCAACAACCGATTTTCCCATTTGCACGTTGAAGAGACGAGCAACGGACTGGCCAGCCCGCTCGTGGTTGCTGAAAGCGAAAGGAGCGATGGGGTCTTGGGCCAGCAAAGCCATGCAGAGGAGATACGACTGGCTGAGAAAGGACTTTTGATCTCCAGACCGAATTTTCAGTTCTGGAGAGTGTATGGCAACAATTTACGCAACTTTGGAACCAAAGAGAAG AATCTCCAAAATATGAAGCGAGCAATTGGGATGTGCGCAGCATCTATCTAA
- a CDS encoding mitochondrial 54S ribosomal protein mL46 (transcript_id=CADANIAT00000155), producing the protein MSSGSNGARRIASILRPSIAEQRVCSSCQETLVRRNYASAATPISPKPSSSTSSTFPVVSPTYTINAGVLLSRPPQITRDLTDFEKAYYFYQKRLNERLALPFTKYFYFKRGTPLDEDWKRKVRERQTAARDIGKYNAYGKEAWNDELLLGAKESEPEHIVEALISDAESTANNTSQDTSKQEQIPRPHPRVTEADKKGDTKSLDRALQRTLYLLVQHKEGYWKLPSSPVASGETLRSAAERTLEQSAGVNMNTFMVGYHPVGHYVYNSRKPKIDETTGATLAGEKTFFMKGRIMAGQADLSANVQNLKDFKWLAKEEIAKYVLPPYYAAIKNMLAER; encoded by the exons ATGTCTTCAGGATCCAATGGTGCCAGGCGCATAGCCTCAATACTGC GGCCTTCGATTGCCGAACAGCGAGTGTGCAGCAGCTGTCAAGAGACACTTGTCCGCCGCAACTATGCCTCCGCGGCTACACCCATTTCCCCTAAACCCTCTTCGTCGACCTCATCTACGTTTCCTGTTGTGAGCCCGACTTATACTATCAATGCTGGCGTGCTCCTGTCCCGTCCGCCCCAAATCACACGCGACCTCACCGATTTTGAGAAAGCGTACTACTTCTACCAGAAGCGTCTGAACGAGCGACTGGCGCTCCCATTCACGAAATACTTCTACTTTAAGCGCGGAACGCCCCTTGACGAGGATTGGAAGCGTAAGGTCCGAGAGCGCCAGACCGCTGCGCGCGATATTGGCAAGTACAATGCGTACGGTAAAGAGGCGTGGAACGATGAACTGCTTCTGGGCGCCAAGGAGTCGGAACCGGAGCATATTGTTGAGGCGTTGATTTCGGATGCCGAGAGCACTGCCAACAACACGTCTCAAGAtacaagcaagcaagagcAAATCCCAAGGCCGCATCCCCGGGTAACGGAGGCGGATAAGAAGGGTGACACCAAGAGTCTGGATCGGGCTCTTCAGAGGACCCTGTACTTGCTTGTTCAACACAAGGAAGGATACTGGAAGCTTCCTAGCTCTCCTGTCGCTTCTGGTGAAACCCTTCGATCG GCCGCTGAACGTACCCTTGAACAATCTGCTGGTGTGAACATGAACACCTTTATGGTCGGATACCACCCTGTCGGCCACTACGTGTACAACTCTCGCAAACCCAAGATTGACGAGACAACCGGCGCCACCCTAGCCGGAGAGAAGACATTCTTCATGAAAGGACGCATCATGGCCGGCCAGGCGGATCTTTCTGCCAATGTGCAAAACCTCAAGGACTTCAAGTGGCTTGCtaaggaggagattgcgaaGTACGTCTTGCCGCCGTACTACGCtgccatcaagaacatgcTTGCTGAGCGGTAA
- a CDS encoding cysteine-rich PDZ-binding protein (transcript_id=CADANIAT00000156), producing the protein MVCSKCQKKLKATELATPGVKRKSEMYYGSPSTSLGGGGGGGSGSGSGTSVANRTKATLGNTGVSKNKLLSAKAKNPYAAYSSSCDMCKAKTEQGRKYCQRCAYQKNACPMCGKSLTGKSAKDQPVVQGQKFNLK; encoded by the exons ATGGTTTGTTCCAAATGCCAGAAGAAGCTAAAAGCCACCGAACTAGCCACGCCAGGCGTAAAGCGCAAGAGTGAGATGTATTACGGCTCGCCTTCCACTTCGCtaggtggtggtggtggtggtggctcGGGTAGTGGTTCCGGAACTTCAGTAGCGAACAGGACCAAGGCTACACTGGGAAATACGGGTGTTTCAAAG AACAAACTCCTCAGCGCAAAAGCGAAGAACCCCTATGCGGCGTACTCATCGTCTTGCGATATGTGCAAGGCGAAGACAGAGCAAGGGCGGAAATATTGTCAGCGGTGTGCGTATCAGAAGAACG CGTGTCCAATGTGTGGGAAGAGTTTAACGGGGAAGTCCGCGAAGGATCAGCCTGTCGTGCAGGGGCAGAAGTTCAATTTGAAATGA
- a CDS encoding phosphotransferase family protein (transcript_id=CADANIAT00000157) encodes MPHFRKITGSVRQSAQNSEDELFKYTSGRWIYNEHLRLKERYLEFSVPALKKAIAAAYGHSTSDIISFFKFSEGGFNRLFQATFNDGKQIIARIPYPSTGPEHYAVASEVATMDYLRLHGITTPEVYCWCSTRANPVGAEYIIMEKLDGTPLGDVWFMLTPKEQHRIMKQIVKWETRLMSLKFPASGSIYYRKDVLSGEVVPLPDNSHKFWLSSHDVFHAVGERELKWAQTYAKPRLPYERLYREIHNFCQVSPDSHIKNLSDNLTLARCLGFKSGSSLNRPVIRHPDLQPNNILVSKTNKIIGLIDWQHSAILPHGIVAGIPKHFQNYGDSESEKLLEPQINLPPNYDSLDLPEQIQVRETIRRRLVHFLYADFTKHLNEEHYDAIFNQSVILLQRLFHSAGTPWEGDSTTLRADMIRAIQNWPNFITEDSLEHDKRICTKPPLEYPDTVIHDTIHVDTQQRAADTVMEQTRNVLGVDILGWVPNDEYEAAKEMAREIKIKMLEAAETCGDITGIQNHFPFEDFDEKS; translated from the exons ATGCCCCAT TTCAGGAAAATAACGGGGTCTGTCCGTCAGTCAGCCCAAAACTCTGAGGATGAACTATTTAAGTATACGTCCGGAAGATGGAT CTATAATGAGCATCTACGGTTGAAGGAACGTTACCTCGAGTTCAGTGTACCTGCTCTCAAGAAGGCCATTGCTGCCGCGTACGGACATTCCACTTCCGATATCATTTCGTTTTTTAAATTTTCAGAAGGCGGGTTCAACCGATTATTCCAAGCGACGTTCAATGACGGGAAGCAAATTATCGCTAGAATTCCATATCCTTCCACAGGACCTGAACACTACGCAGTTGCTAGCGAGGTGGCCACTATGGACTATCTCCGACTGCATGGGATCACTACACCGGAGGTGTATTGTTGGTGCTCAACACGGGCGAATCCTGTTGGTGCTGAGTACATAATTATGGAGAAATTGGACGGCACTCCTCTGGGCGATGTATGGTTTATGCTGACGCCAAAAGAACAGCACAGAATCATGAAACAGATTGTTAAGTGGGAGACGCGATTGATGTCGTTGAAGTTCCCTGCGTCCGGTAGTATATACTATCGAAAGGATGTTCTTTCAGGAGAAGTGGTCCCTCTGCCAGATAACAGTCATAAGTTCT GGTTGTCATCACACGATGTCTTTCACGCGGTTGGGGAACGGGAGCTGAAATGGGCCCAAACTTACGCGAAACCCCGTCTTCCTTATGAACGCCTTTACAGAGAGATCCATAATTTTTGTCAAGTTTCGCCAGATAGCCACATAAAAAATCTGTCTGATAATCTGACTTTGGCGCGATGCCTTGGCTTCAAATCAGGAAGCTCACTAAATCGGCCAGTCATTCGCCATCCTGATTTACAGCCGAACAATATACTCGTGTCAAAGACAAATAAAATTATTGGATTGATTGACTGGCAACACTCTGCTATTCTTCCCCATGGTATTGTGGCTGGGATACCAAAACATTTCCAGAACTATGGTGATTCTGAGTCAgagaagctccttgagcCTCAGATTAATCTTCCACCGAACTATGACTCGCTTGACTTACCTGAGCAAATTCAAGTGCGAGAGACCATTCGGAGACGGCTGGTTCATTTTCTCTACGCTGATTTTACCAAGCACTTGAATGAAGAACATTACGATGCTATATTTAACCAGTCGGTCATATTGCTCCAACGCCTTTTTCACAGTGCTGGTACTCCCTGGGAAGGAGACTCAACCACTTTGCGGGCTGACATGATTCGGGCCATACAGAACTGGCCGAATTTTATCACAGAAGACTCTTTGGAGCATGACAAAAGGATATGCACTAAGCCTCCTCTCGAGTATCCAGACACAGTTATTCATGACACTATCCATGTGGATACGCAACAGAGAGCAGCTGATACTGTGATGGAACAAACGCGTAATGTTCTTGGTGTGGACATATTGGGTTGGGTGCCTAATGATGAATATGAAGCTGCGAAAGAAATGGCTCGTGAGATAAAGATCAAAATGCTTGAAGCAGCTGAAACATGTGGCGATATCACAGGGATTCAAAACCATTTTCCGTTCGAAGACTTCGATGAAAAGTCCTGA